A section of the Pseudomonas tritici genome encodes:
- the ahcY gene encoding adenosylhomocysteinase, whose product MSAVNTPADFTDYKVADMSLAAWGRRETFIAESEMPALMGLRRKYAAEQPLKGAKILGCIHMTIQTAVLIETLVALGAEVRWSSCNIFSTQDQAAAAIAAAGIAVYAWKGETEEEYEWCLEQTILKDGAPWDANMILDDGGDLTELLHKKYPQILDRVHGVTEETTTGVHRLLDMLAKGELKIPAINVNDSVTKSKNDNKYGCRHSLNDAIKRGTDHLLSGKQALVIGYGDVGKGSSQSLRQEGMIVKVSEVDPICAMQACMDGFEVVSPFIDGVNDGTEASIDKALLGKIDLIVTTTGNVNVCDANMLKALKKRAVVCNIGHFDNEIDTAFMRKNWAWEEVKPQVHKVHRTGAGDFDPQNDDYLILLAEGRLVNLGNATGHPSRIMDGSFANQVLAQIFLFGQKYADLSPAQKAERLTVEVLPKKLDEEVALEMVRGFGGVVTQLTKTQADYIGVTVEGPFKPHAYRY is encoded by the coding sequence ATGAGCGCTGTCAACACGCCTGCAGATTTCACCGACTACAAAGTCGCCGACATGTCCCTCGCCGCCTGGGGCCGTCGCGAAACCTTTATCGCCGAATCCGAAATGCCTGCCCTGATGGGCCTGCGTCGCAAGTACGCCGCTGAGCAACCGCTCAAAGGCGCGAAGATCCTCGGCTGCATCCACATGACCATTCAGACTGCCGTGCTGATCGAAACCCTGGTAGCCCTGGGTGCCGAAGTGCGTTGGTCGTCCTGCAACATTTTCTCGACTCAAGACCAGGCCGCTGCCGCTATCGCTGCTGCCGGTATCGCGGTTTACGCCTGGAAAGGCGAGACCGAAGAAGAGTACGAGTGGTGCCTGGAGCAAACCATCCTCAAAGATGGCGCGCCTTGGGATGCCAACATGATCCTCGACGACGGCGGCGACCTGACCGAGCTGCTGCACAAGAAGTACCCGCAGATCCTCGACCGCGTCCACGGCGTGACCGAAGAAACCACCACCGGCGTACACCGCCTGCTGGACATGCTGGCCAAGGGCGAGCTGAAAATCCCTGCCATCAACGTCAACGACTCGGTGACCAAGAGCAAGAACGACAACAAGTACGGCTGCCGTCACAGCCTGAACGATGCCATCAAGCGCGGCACTGACCACCTGCTGTCGGGTAAGCAAGCCCTGGTGATCGGCTACGGTGACGTGGGCAAAGGTTCGTCCCAGTCCCTGCGCCAGGAAGGCATGATCGTTAAAGTCTCCGAAGTTGACCCGATCTGCGCCATGCAAGCCTGCATGGACGGCTTCGAAGTGGTTTCGCCGTTCATCGATGGCGTCAATGACGGCACCGAAGCAAGCATCGACAAAGCCCTGCTGGGCAAAATCGACCTGATCGTGACCACCACCGGCAACGTGAATGTTTGCGACGCAAACATGCTCAAAGCCCTGAAGAAGCGCGCCGTTGTCTGCAACATCGGTCACTTCGACAACGAGATCGACACTGCTTTCATGCGCAAGAACTGGGCATGGGAAGAAGTGAAGCCGCAGGTGCACAAGGTTCACCGTACCGGCGCTGGTGATTTCGACCCGCAGAACGATGACTACCTGATCCTGCTGGCCGAAGGCCGTTTGGTTAACCTGGGTAACGCCACCGGCCACCCAAGCCGCATCATGGACGGCTCGTTCGCCAACCAGGTACTGGCGCAGATCTTCCTGTTCGGCCAGAAGTACGCCGACCTGTCGCCAGCCCAGAAAGCCGAGCGCCTAACCGTGGAAGTACTGCCGAAGAAACTCGACGAAGAAGTGGCCCTGGAAATGGTCCGCGGCTTCGGCGGCGTAGTGACTCAACTGACCAAGACCCAGGCCGATTACATCGGCGTGACCGTTGAAGGTCCGTTCAAGCCGCACGCTTACCGCTACTGA
- the metF gene encoding methylenetetrahydrofolate reductase [NAD(P)H], producing MSQDRRYSFEFFPTKTDAGHEKLMATATQLASYNPDFFSCTYGAGGSTRDRTINTVLQLESQVKVPAAPHLSCVGDSKSDLRGLLTQYKAAGIKRIVALRGDLPSGMGMASGELRYANDLVSFIREETGDHFHVEVAAYPEMHPQARNFEDDLQNFVRKANAGANSAITQYFFNADSYFYFVERVQAMGVNIPIVPGIMPITNYSKLARFSDACGAEIPRWVRKQLEAYGDDVKSIQAFGEQVITNMCEDLLQGGAPGLHFYTLNQAEPSLAIWNNLKLPR from the coding sequence ATGTCCCAAGACCGTCGCTACAGCTTCGAGTTCTTCCCGACCAAGACCGATGCTGGGCATGAAAAACTGATGGCGACTGCTACGCAGCTGGCCAGCTACAACCCCGACTTCTTTTCCTGCACCTACGGCGCCGGTGGCTCGACCCGTGATCGCACGATCAACACCGTGTTGCAGCTGGAAAGCCAAGTCAAAGTTCCCGCCGCGCCGCACTTGTCGTGCGTGGGCGACAGCAAGAGCGACCTGCGCGGCCTGCTGACCCAATACAAGGCAGCCGGCATCAAGCGCATCGTTGCCCTGCGTGGCGACCTGCCGTCCGGCATGGGCATGGCCAGCGGTGAGCTGCGCTACGCCAATGACCTGGTGAGCTTCATTCGTGAAGAAACCGGCGATCACTTCCATGTCGAAGTGGCGGCTTATCCGGAGATGCACCCGCAGGCACGCAATTTCGAAGACGATCTGCAAAACTTCGTCCGTAAAGCGAACGCCGGTGCCAATAGCGCAATCACCCAGTACTTCTTCAACGCCGACAGCTACTTCTACTTCGTCGAGCGGGTACAGGCCATGGGTGTGAACATCCCGATCGTGCCGGGCATCATGCCGATCACCAACTACAGCAAGCTGGCGCGCTTCTCTGACGCCTGCGGTGCCGAGATTCCACGCTGGGTGCGCAAACAACTGGAAGCCTATGGCGACGACGTCAAGAGCATCCAGGCGTTCGGCGAACAGGTCATCACCAATATGTGTGAAGATTTGTTGCAAGGTGGCGCGCCAGGCTTGCACTTCTATACCCTTAACCAGGCTGAGCCGAGCCTTGCGATCTGGAACAACCTCAAGCTGCCGCGCTGA
- a CDS encoding substrate-binding periplasmic protein: protein MSIILKLATAALFTCLSLAAYGEKLRIVTEPWAPYVYEEHGSMQGLDYETTVIVFQRLGVEVQWQFLPWKRCLAMLDQGQADGALDIFHSHERDALLLYPSEPLSEVEFVLFYANERPHPAESLEALRGLTVGTSPGYLYGAEFSDSTLFNREAAPSHEANFGKLMLGRIDLLITDRRVGQHVIKALGLEGKVSQAPAVVSRQQQYLAVRRGAGMDLLVQRFAAELKRFKQEPAYTALSAKYGGIQAITGSVHTVEQQESSAQ from the coding sequence ATGTCCATCATTTTGAAGCTTGCGACCGCTGCCCTTTTTACTTGCCTGAGTCTGGCCGCTTATGGCGAGAAATTGCGCATTGTGACCGAGCCCTGGGCACCCTACGTGTATGAGGAACACGGCAGCATGCAGGGGCTGGACTACGAAACCACAGTCATCGTGTTCCAGCGCCTGGGGGTCGAGGTGCAATGGCAATTCCTGCCCTGGAAGCGTTGCCTGGCGATGCTGGACCAGGGACAGGCCGATGGCGCCTTGGACATTTTCCACAGCCATGAGCGCGACGCCTTGCTGCTCTACCCCAGCGAACCGCTGTCGGAGGTGGAGTTCGTGCTGTTCTACGCCAATGAGCGCCCTCATCCCGCCGAAAGCCTCGAAGCGCTGCGCGGCCTTACCGTCGGTACGTCACCGGGCTACCTGTACGGCGCAGAATTCAGCGATTCGACCCTGTTCAACCGCGAAGCAGCCCCAAGTCATGAGGCCAACTTCGGCAAATTGATGCTCGGGCGCATCGATCTGCTGATTACCGATCGCCGGGTGGGTCAGCATGTGATCAAGGCACTGGGCCTCGAGGGCAAGGTCAGCCAGGCGCCGGCAGTGGTCAGCCGCCAGCAGCAGTACCTCGCCGTGCGCCGTGGCGCGGGCATGGACCTGCTGGTACAACGCTTCGCCGCAGAACTTAAACGCTTCAAACAAGAGCCGGCCTACACCGCCTTGAGTGCAAAATATGGTGGAATCCAAGCGATTACGGGGTCTGTACACACCGTTGAGCAGCAGGAAAGCAGCGCGCAGTGA
- a CDS encoding DEAD/DEAH box helicase codes for MSFASLGLSEALVRAIEAAGYTEPTPVQQRAIPAVLQGRDLMVAAQTGTGKTGGFALPILERLFPNGHPDKSQRHGPRQPRVLVLTPTRELAAQVHDSFKLYARDLKFVSACIFGGVGMNPQVQAMSRGVDVLVACPGRLLDLCGQGSVDLSHVEILVLDEADRMLDMGFVHDVKKVLARLPAKRQNLLFSATFSQDITALAGKLLHNPERIEVTPPNTTVERIEQRVFRLAASHKRSLLAHLITAGAWEQVLVFTRTKHGANRLAEYLDKHGLTAVAIHGNKSQNARTKALADFKAGSVRILVATDIAARGLDIDQLPHVVNFELPNVDEDYVHRIGRTGRAGRSGEAISLVAPDEEKLLKSIERMTKQKIADGDLMGFDSSAVEAEKPEARERPDVRNPRNPRGPKGDGPNGGGGGGGRRDKGKDKGGKEKAPTNGRGERPAREQKPREGTPAREQRQPSQPPRAAADRAPDEFLDDDIDNFGNRADYVPQAKPAQGRGRRPGAPAQGAGTGAPRGGQPQGGRQNGPRNSSGGTTGTPPAKRSGPRNGAPRDGQARREDSRSNNRRPARDDQPRSSEPAVQNPRGGPAPKIIHKESKADRFPTPEQLDQLPGRPRGEKPALLTRNR; via the coding sequence ATGTCCTTTGCTTCCCTCGGTCTCTCCGAGGCTTTAGTCCGCGCCATCGAGGCAGCGGGCTATACCGAGCCTACTCCGGTGCAACAGCGGGCCATTCCCGCCGTGTTGCAAGGTCGCGACCTGATGGTTGCGGCTCAGACAGGTACTGGTAAAACCGGCGGTTTCGCCCTCCCGATTCTGGAGCGGTTGTTCCCCAACGGTCACCCGGACAAATCCCAGCGTCACGGCCCGCGCCAACCGCGCGTACTGGTCCTGACCCCAACCCGCGAACTCGCCGCCCAGGTGCACGACAGCTTCAAGCTGTATGCCCGCGACCTGAAGTTCGTCAGTGCCTGCATCTTCGGCGGCGTTGGCATGAACCCACAGGTTCAGGCCATGTCCCGTGGTGTGGACGTGCTGGTGGCGTGCCCGGGTCGTTTGCTCGACCTGTGCGGCCAAGGCAGCGTCGATTTGTCCCACGTGGAAATCCTCGTGTTGGACGAAGCCGACCGCATGCTCGACATGGGCTTTGTCCATGACGTGAAAAAAGTCCTCGCCCGCCTGCCGGCCAAACGTCAGAACCTGCTGTTCTCGGCAACGTTCTCCCAGGACATCACCGCCCTGGCCGGCAAGTTGCTGCACAACCCGGAGCGCATCGAAGTCACGCCGCCGAACACCACGGTCGAGCGTATCGAGCAACGCGTATTCCGCCTGGCCGCCAGCCACAAGCGTTCGCTGCTTGCCCACCTGATCACCGCCGGCGCGTGGGAACAGGTGCTGGTGTTCACCCGCACCAAGCACGGCGCCAACCGTCTGGCCGAGTACCTGGACAAGCACGGCCTCACCGCCGTCGCCATCCACGGCAACAAGAGCCAGAACGCGCGCACCAAAGCCCTGGCCGACTTCAAGGCCGGTAGCGTACGCATCCTGGTTGCCACCGATATCGCCGCTCGCGGCCTGGATATCGACCAGTTGCCACACGTGGTCAACTTCGAGCTGCCAAACGTCGACGAAGACTACGTGCACCGTATCGGCCGTACCGGCCGCGCCGGTCGCTCGGGTGAAGCCATTTCCCTGGTTGCACCGGACGAAGAAAAACTGCTGAAAAGCATCGAACGCATGACCAAGCAGAAAATCGCCGACGGCGACCTGATGGGCTTCGATTCCAGCGCCGTGGAGGCTGAAAAGCCTGAAGCGCGCGAGCGCCCAGACGTGCGTAACCCACGCAACCCTCGCGGTCCGAAGGGCGATGGCCCGAACGGCGGCGGCGGTGGCGGTGGTCGTCGCGACAAGGGCAAAGACAAAGGCGGCAAGGAAAAAGCGCCAACCAACGGCCGTGGCGAGCGCCCAGCCCGCGAGCAAAAGCCCCGTGAAGGTACCCCGGCCCGCGAACAGCGCCAGCCGAGCCAGCCGCCACGCGCCGCTGCCGATCGCGCCCCGGACGAGTTCCTTGACGACGATATCGATAACTTCGGTAACCGCGCTGACTACGTACCTCAGGCAAAACCCGCCCAAGGTCGTGGCCGTCGCCCAGGTGCTCCGGCACAGGGCGCAGGTACCGGCGCACCACGTGGCGGCCAGCCTCAGGGCGGTCGTCAGAACGGCCCGCGCAACAGCAGCGGCGGTACCACCGGCACGCCACCTGCCAAGCGCAGCGGCCCGCGCAATGGCGCACCGCGTGACGGTCAAGCCCGTCGCGAAGACTCGCGCAGCAACAACCGCCGCCCAGCCCGTGACGACCAGCCTCGCTCGTCCGAACCAGCCGTGCAGAACCCGCGCGGTGGCCCGGCGCCGAAGATCATCCACAAGGAGTCGAAAGCGGATCGCTTCCCGACACCTGAGCAGTTGGATCAACTGCCAGGCCGCCCTCGTGGTGAAAAACCAGCGCTGCTGACTCGCAACCGCTGA
- a CDS encoding YceI family protein has protein sequence MLKKTLAALAIGTALLSAGQVMAADYKIDKEGQHAFIDWKISHLGYSYIHGTFKDWDGTFSWDAAKPEASKIAVDVKTASLWSNHAERDKHIASKDFLDVAKFADAKFVSTAVKSTGAKTADVTGDLTFHGVTKPVTFKATFNGEGKDPWGGERAGFNATTTLNLNDFGIKGPGPTSQTADLEISLEGVKQK, from the coding sequence ATGTTGAAAAAGACCCTCGCCGCTCTGGCAATCGGTACTGCCCTGCTGTCCGCAGGCCAGGTGATGGCTGCTGACTACAAGATCGACAAGGAAGGCCAGCACGCCTTCATCGACTGGAAAATCAGCCACCTGGGCTACAGCTACATTCACGGCACCTTCAAGGATTGGGACGGTACGTTCAGCTGGGATGCCGCCAAGCCAGAGGCCAGCAAAATCGCGGTCGACGTGAAAACCGCCAGCCTGTGGTCGAACCACGCAGAGCGTGACAAGCACATCGCCAGCAAAGACTTCCTGGACGTTGCCAAGTTCGCCGACGCCAAGTTCGTCTCCACCGCTGTTAAGTCCACCGGCGCGAAAACCGCTGACGTGACGGGCGACCTGACTTTCCACGGCGTGACCAAGCCTGTGACCTTCAAGGCCACGTTCAACGGCGAAGGCAAGGACCCGTGGGGCGGCGAACGTGCTGGCTTCAACGCCACCACCACGCTGAACCTGAACGACTTCGGGATCAAAGGCCCAGGTCCGACTTCCCAGACGGCAGACCTGGAAATTTCGCTGGAAGGTGTTAAGCAGAAGTAA
- a CDS encoding cytochrome b, with the protein MQLRNSPARYGWVSIVLHWGVALVVFGLFALGLWMVGLDYYSAWRKEAPDLHKSIGITLFAIMLVRIVWRLVSPPPPPLTSYSRMTRMGAAFGHAFLYLGLFAVMIAGYLISTADGVGIPVFGLFEIPAVVSGLPDQADNAGLVHLYLAWVLVVFAGLHGVAALKHHFIDRDVTLTRMLGRKA; encoded by the coding sequence ATGCAGTTACGCAATTCACCGGCCCGCTATGGCTGGGTCAGCATCGTTTTGCACTGGGGCGTGGCCTTGGTGGTGTTCGGCCTGTTCGCTCTGGGCTTGTGGATGGTCGGCCTCGACTACTACAGCGCCTGGCGCAAAGAGGCACCGGACCTGCACAAGAGCATTGGCATCACGCTATTCGCAATCATGCTGGTGCGTATCGTCTGGCGCTTGGTCAGCCCACCACCACCACCGTTGACCAGCTACAGCCGCATGACGCGTATGGGTGCCGCGTTTGGCCACGCGTTCCTGTATCTCGGGTTGTTTGCCGTGATGATCGCCGGTTACCTGATTTCCACCGCAGACGGTGTCGGTATCCCGGTGTTTGGCCTGTTTGAGATTCCTGCCGTGGTTTCCGGGCTACCGGACCAGGCAGATAACGCCGGCTTGGTACACCTGTACCTCGCTTGGGTGTTGGTGGTCTTCGCCGGTTTGCATGGCGTGGCTGCGTTGAAACACCACTTTATCGATCGTGATGTGACCCTCACGCGAATGCTGGGGCGCAAAGCCTGA
- a CDS encoding adenosylmethionine--8-amino-7-oxononanoate transaminase: MGLNNQWMQRDLAVLWHPCTQMKDHQQLPLIPIKRGEGVWLEDFEGKRYLDAVSSWWVNVFGHANPRINQRIKDQVDQLEHVILAGFSHQPVIELSERLVQMTPEGLTRCFYADNGSSCIEVALKMSFHYWLNRGLPDKKRFVTLTNSYHGETIAAMSVGDVPLFTETYKALLLDTIKVPSPDCYLRPEGMSWEEHSRNMFLAMEQTLADNHDTVAAVIVEPLIQGAGGMRMYHPVYLKLLREACDRYGVHLIHDEIAVGFGRTGTMFACEQAGIRPDFLCLSKALTGGYLPLAAVVTTDDVYDAFYDDYPTLRAFLHSHSYTGNPLACAAALATLDIFEEDNVIENNKALAQRMATATAHLVDHPHVSEVRQTGMVLAIEMVQDKATKTAYPWQERRGLKVFEHALERGALLRPLGSVVYFLPPYVITPEQIDFLADVASEGIDIATNSNVSVAVPKDFHPGFRDPG; encoded by the coding sequence ATGGGCTTGAACAACCAGTGGATGCAACGCGACCTTGCGGTGCTTTGGCATCCCTGCACCCAGATGAAAGACCATCAGCAATTGCCGCTGATCCCGATCAAGCGCGGTGAAGGGGTTTGGCTGGAAGACTTCGAAGGCAAGCGCTACCTCGATGCCGTCAGTTCCTGGTGGGTCAATGTGTTCGGCCACGCCAACCCACGCATCAACCAGCGCATCAAAGACCAGGTCGATCAGTTGGAGCACGTGATCCTCGCCGGTTTCAGCCACCAGCCGGTGATCGAGCTGTCCGAACGCCTGGTGCAGATGACGCCTGAAGGCCTGACACGCTGCTTCTATGCCGACAATGGTTCGTCGTGTATCGAAGTCGCGCTGAAAATGAGCTTCCACTATTGGCTCAACCGCGGCCTGCCTGACAAAAAGCGTTTCGTCACCCTGACCAACAGCTACCACGGCGAAACCATCGCCGCGATGTCGGTGGGCGACGTGCCGCTGTTTACCGAGACCTACAAGGCGCTGCTGCTCGACACTATCAAGGTGCCCAGCCCGGATTGCTACCTGCGCCCCGAGGGCATGAGCTGGGAAGAACACTCGCGCAACATGTTCCTGGCCATGGAACAGACCCTGGCGGACAACCACGACACCGTCGCCGCCGTCATCGTCGAACCGCTGATCCAGGGCGCCGGCGGCATGCGCATGTACCACCCGGTGTACCTCAAGCTGCTGCGCGAAGCCTGCGACCGCTACGGCGTGCACCTGATCCACGATGAAATCGCCGTGGGCTTCGGCCGCACCGGAACGATGTTCGCCTGTGAGCAGGCCGGTATCCGTCCGGACTTCCTGTGCTTGTCCAAAGCGCTCACGGGCGGCTACCTGCCGTTGGCCGCCGTGGTCACCACCGATGACGTGTACGACGCCTTCTACGACGACTACCCGACATTGCGCGCGTTCCTGCACTCCCACAGCTACACCGGCAATCCGCTGGCGTGCGCGGCGGCGTTGGCGACGCTGGATATTTTCGAAGAAGACAACGTCATCGAAAACAACAAGGCCCTGGCCCAGCGCATGGCGACCGCCACCGCGCACCTGGTGGACCACCCTCACGTCTCGGAAGTGCGCCAGACCGGCATGGTGCTGGCCATCGAGATGGTCCAGGACAAAGCCACCAAGACCGCCTACCCGTGGCAGGAGCGCCGTGGCTTGAAGGTGTTCGAGCACGCCCTGGAACGTGGCGCCCTGTTGCGACCATTAGGCAGCGTGGTGTATTTCCTGCCGCCGTATGTGATTACGCCGGAGCAGATCGACTTCCTGGCTGACGTCGCCAGTGAAGGGATCGACATCGCCACCAATAGCAACGTCAGTGTCGCTGTGCCAAAAGACTTCCACCCAGGCTTCCGCGATCCAGGTTGA
- a CDS encoding 16S rRNA (uracil(1498)-N(3))-methyltransferase translates to MRLSRFFTDTPLSLGDHELPEAQAHYISRVLRMGEGDAVQLFDGSGQEFLGSLLEVGKKRVTVQLTECFAGQTESPLHIHLGQGLSRGERMDWAIQKATELGVNAITPIFSDRCEVRLKDERADKRLLHWRQVAISACEQCGRSTVPVIHPPLLLADWLKQTEADLKLVLHPVAEPMVSHAKPSSLAFLIGPEGGLTDQEVETAQAAGYHAARLGPRVLRTETAPVVALSVAQQLWGDF, encoded by the coding sequence ATGAGACTGTCCCGCTTTTTCACCGACACCCCGCTGAGCCTCGGCGACCACGAATTACCCGAAGCCCAGGCGCATTACATCAGCCGCGTGCTGCGCATGGGCGAAGGCGATGCCGTGCAACTGTTCGACGGCTCCGGCCAGGAGTTCCTCGGCAGCTTGCTGGAAGTCGGTAAGAAACGCGTCACCGTGCAACTCACCGAGTGCTTCGCTGGCCAGACCGAATCACCGCTGCATATCCACCTGGGCCAGGGCCTGTCCCGGGGCGAGCGTATGGATTGGGCAATTCAGAAAGCCACCGAACTGGGCGTTAATGCGATCACGCCGATTTTCAGCGACCGCTGCGAAGTACGCCTCAAGGATGAACGCGCCGACAAACGCCTGCTGCACTGGCGCCAGGTGGCCATCAGCGCCTGCGAGCAATGTGGTCGCTCAACGGTGCCGGTGATTCACCCGCCACTGTTGCTGGCGGACTGGTTGAAACAGACCGAGGCGGATTTGAAGCTGGTGCTGCACCCGGTGGCCGAGCCGATGGTCAGCCATGCCAAGCCCTCGAGCCTGGCGTTCTTGATCGGGCCTGAGGGAGGGCTGACCGACCAGGAAGTCGAAACCGCGCAAGCGGCCGGCTATCACGCCGCCCGCCTGGGGCCGCGAGTGTTGCGTACCGAAACGGCGCCGGTAGTCGCGCTGAGTGTGGCCCAACAACTCTGGGGCGATTTTTAA
- a CDS encoding transporter substrate-binding domain-containing protein, which produces MKKILLTGCTLALLLGAQAHANQAPLDGTLGKIANAKSITLGYRDASVPFSYVGDNSGKPMGYSVELADKIVERIQQKIGEGTLNVKYNLVTSQTRIPLVQNGTVDLECGSTGVTAERQKQVAFSYGFIYVKGQLLTAKDSGIQGFADLAGKNVVTTAGTTNERFLKSYNAEHKANMFVISAKDHGEAFKMLETGRAAAFYMDDALLYGERAKAKDPHNWVVVGEEQSREIYSCMVRKDDPQFLAVVNETLGDLYRSGEINGIYQRWFESPIPPKGLNLEFPMTSELKAIIAKPVSDPVE; this is translated from the coding sequence ATGAAAAAAATCCTGTTGACCGGCTGCACCCTGGCGCTTTTGCTGGGCGCACAAGCCCATGCGAACCAAGCGCCGTTGGACGGCACGCTGGGCAAGATCGCTAACGCCAAGTCCATCACTTTGGGCTATCGCGATGCGTCGGTGCCGTTTTCCTACGTGGGGGATAACAGTGGCAAGCCCATGGGCTACTCGGTGGAGCTGGCAGATAAGATCGTCGAGCGCATTCAGCAGAAAATCGGGGAGGGCACGCTCAATGTGAAGTACAACCTGGTGACCTCCCAAACCCGTATCCCGCTGGTGCAGAACGGCACTGTCGACCTGGAATGCGGTTCTACCGGGGTGACGGCCGAACGGCAGAAGCAGGTGGCGTTTTCCTACGGGTTTATCTACGTGAAGGGTCAATTGCTGACGGCCAAGGACAGTGGCATCCAAGGCTTTGCTGATCTTGCGGGCAAGAACGTGGTGACCACCGCGGGTACCACCAACGAGCGTTTCCTCAAAAGCTACAACGCCGAGCACAAGGCCAATATGTTCGTGATCAGCGCCAAGGACCATGGCGAAGCCTTCAAGATGCTCGAGACCGGCCGTGCAGCGGCGTTCTATATGGATGACGCGTTGCTTTACGGCGAGCGCGCCAAGGCCAAGGACCCGCACAATTGGGTGGTGGTGGGGGAGGAGCAGTCGCGGGAAATCTACAGCTGCATGGTGCGCAAGGACGACCCGCAGTTTCTTGCGGTGGTCAACGAGACACTTGGCGACCTTTATCGCAGTGGGGAGATCAACGGGATTTACCAGCGCTGGTTTGAGTCCCCCATTCCGCCCAAGGGCTTGAACCTGGAATTCCCGATGACCAGTGAGCTGAAGGCGATTATTGCCAAGCCAGTCAGCGACCCGGTGGAGTGA
- a CDS encoding RidA family protein, whose protein sequence is MTITRIRSNERLSGAVTFKDLVFLSGQVPGDGKDVATQTQEVLTRIDALLAQAGSDKDHLLNATIYLKDIGSGFAPMNEVWSAWLSPGMAPTRTTLQAELARPSVLVEISVIAVRK, encoded by the coding sequence ATGACCATCACCCGAATCCGCAGCAATGAGCGCCTCTCGGGCGCAGTGACCTTCAAGGACCTGGTGTTCCTCTCGGGCCAGGTGCCCGGTGATGGCAAGGACGTGGCGACACAAACCCAGGAGGTGCTGACCAGGATCGATGCGCTGCTGGCCCAGGCGGGCAGCGATAAGGATCATCTGCTCAACGCAACGATCTATTTGAAAGATATCGGCAGCGGTTTTGCACCGATGAACGAGGTGTGGTCCGCCTGGCTGTCACCGGGCATGGCGCCGACGCGCACGACCCTTCAAGCGGAACTGGCGCGGCCGAGTGTGCTGGTGGAAATCAGCGTGATTGCTGTACGTAAATAA
- a CDS encoding D-amino acid dehydrogenase — translation MVHIIGGGVIGLASAYALVRAGHEVTVIDARETLGSETSYANGGQLSYRYVAPLADAGVPLQAIGWLLRGDSPLKLRPRLDPQQWRWMAAFLGACRSSVNKRNAAHLLRLASLSQDTLQQWREDDHLDGFDWRRNGKLVTFRNASSFAHARSKVTDILQQQVLSAADCARLEPALAGGGFVGGIYTPNEEVADCHAFCQRLAARLEASGRCRFLLGRKVTGIRHADGVVQAIELGAEVVPVEHLVLAAGYRSAELGVSLPLYPLKGYSLSVPIGAQHQAPNVSITDYDRKIVYARIGEQLRVAAMVDIVGFDASLEPKRLALMKRQALETFAQAGDYAHAVEWAGMRPATPTGVPLIGASVYRNLWLNLGHGALGFTLACGSGQLLAELIGQHAPSIDMQGLAPRAA, via the coding sequence ATGGTGCACATCATTGGGGGTGGGGTGATTGGTCTGGCGAGCGCGTATGCGCTGGTGCGTGCGGGCCACGAGGTGACGGTGATCGACGCACGCGAGACCTTGGGCAGTGAAACCAGCTATGCCAATGGCGGGCAGTTGTCCTATCGCTACGTGGCGCCGCTGGCCGATGCCGGCGTGCCGCTTCAGGCCATCGGTTGGCTGTTGCGCGGTGACTCGCCGTTAAAGCTGCGCCCACGCCTCGACCCTCAGCAATGGCGCTGGATGGCCGCGTTCCTCGGTGCATGCCGTAGCTCGGTGAACAAACGCAATGCCGCCCACCTGCTGCGACTTGCCTCCCTGAGCCAGGACACGTTGCAGCAATGGCGCGAGGATGATCACCTGGACGGCTTCGACTGGCGGCGCAACGGCAAACTGGTCACCTTCCGCAACGCCAGCTCCTTTGCGCATGCCCGCAGCAAGGTCACCGATATCCTTCAACAGCAGGTGCTGTCGGCCGCCGATTGCGCACGCCTGGAGCCGGCGCTGGCGGGCGGTGGTTTTGTCGGCGGGATCTACACGCCGAATGAGGAGGTGGCTGATTGTCATGCTTTCTGCCAGCGCTTGGCGGCGCGCCTGGAAGCGTCCGGCCGCTGCCGCTTTTTGCTGGGGCGCAAAGTCACCGGCATTCGCCACGCTGACGGTGTGGTGCAGGCTATCGAACTGGGCGCTGAGGTGGTGCCGGTCGAGCATCTGGTACTGGCGGCCGGCTATCGCAGCGCCGAGTTGGGTGTGTCGCTGCCGCTGTACCCGCTCAAGGGTTACAGCCTCAGTGTGCCGATTGGCGCGCAGCACCAGGCGCCGAACGTGAGCATTACCGACTACGACCGCAAGATCGTCTATGCGCGCATCGGCGAACAACTGCGGGTGGCGGCCATGGTGGACATCGTCGGCTTCGACGCCAGCCTTGAACCCAAGCGCCTGGCGCTGATGAAACGCCAGGCACTGGAGACATTTGCGCAGGCTGGCGATTACGCCCATGCGGTGGAGTGGGCGGGTATGCGCCCGGCCACCCCCACTGGCGTGCCGCTGATTGGTGCCAGTGTGTATCGCAACCTGTGGCTGAACCTGGGCCACGGCGCCCTTGGTTTTACCCTGGCCTGCGGCAGCGGCCAGTTGCTGGCTGAGTTGATTGGGCAACACGCGCCTTCCATTGATATGCAGGGCCTTGCGCCCCGCGCCGCATGA